The following are from one region of the Anaerolineae bacterium genome:
- a CDS encoding NUDIX hydrolase — protein sequence MACYCQQCGHPTSRREDSGRERDVCLACGWVQYAEIGVGVGALILRGERALLVERGIPPVGRWTLPGGWIEQEDTLATAIMREVQEETGLLCNPVGVICLRNIPRPARNDLYVCLLCTVDPLAEPVADGTETRQARFVAPEEFDRIDLSPFSRYVIEHYLQKHPRPWPLLEDRRLLETYPGAAIFAPF from the coding sequence ATGGCGTGTTACTGTCAGCAATGCGGCCATCCGACGAGCAGGCGCGAGGATAGTGGCCGCGAGCGCGATGTCTGTCTGGCCTGCGGGTGGGTACAGTACGCGGAGATCGGGGTTGGCGTTGGGGCACTGATTCTGCGGGGCGAACGGGCGCTGCTGGTCGAACGGGGAATCCCACCGGTCGGGCGCTGGACGCTCCCCGGCGGGTGGATCGAGCAGGAGGACACGCTGGCCACGGCGATCATGCGCGAAGTGCAGGAAGAGACTGGCCTGCTCTGCAACCCGGTTGGGGTGATCTGCCTGCGCAATATCCCCCGTCCAGCCCGCAATGATCTGTATGTGTGCCTGCTCTGCACCGTGGATCCGCTGGCGGAACCGGTGGCGGACGGTACGGAAACGCGCCAGGCGCGTTTTGTCGCCCCGGAGGAATTTGACCGCATCGACCTGTCGCCCTTCTCGCGCTATGTTATCGAGCATTATCTGCAGAAGCACCCCCGTCCCTGGCCGCTACTGGAGGATCGGCGGCTGCTGGAGACGTATCCCGGCGCAGCAATCTTTGCCCCGTTTTGA